Proteins found in one Muntiacus reevesi chromosome 2, mMunRee1.1, whole genome shotgun sequence genomic segment:
- the HNRNPH3 gene encoding heterogeneous nuclear ribonucleoprotein H3 isoform X1 → MDWVMKHNGPNDASDGTVRLRGLPFGCSKEEIVQFFQGLEIVPNGITLTMDYQGRSTGEAFVQFASKEIAENALGKHKERIGHRYIEIFRSSRSEIKGFYDPPRRLLGQRPGPYDRPIGGRGGYYGAGRGSMYDRMRRGGDGYDGGYGGFDDYGGYNNYGYGNDGFDDRMRDGRGMGGHGYGGAGDASSGFHGGHFVHMRGLPFRATENDIANFFSPLNPIRVHIDIGADGRATGEADVEFVTHEDAVAAMSKDKNNMQHRYIELFLNSTPGGGSGMGGSGMGGYGRDGMDNQGGYGSVGRMGMGNNYSGGYGTPDGLGGYGRGGGGSGGYYGQGGMSGGGWRGMY, encoded by the exons ATGGATTGGGTTATGAAACATAATGGTCCAAATGACGCTAGTGATGGGACAGTACGACTTCGTGGACTGCCATTTGGTTGCAGCAAAGAGGAAATAGTTCAGTTCTTTCAAG GGTTGGAAATCGTGCCAAATGGGATAACATTGACGATGGACTACCAGGGGAGAAGCACAGGGGAGGCCTTCGTGCAGTTTGCTTCAAAGGAGATAGCAGAAAATGCTCTGGGGAAACACAAGGAAAGAATAGGGCACAG GTATATTGAGATCTTCAGAAGTAGCAGGAGTGAAATCAAAGGATTTTATGATCCACCAAGAAGATTGCTGGGCCAGCGACCAGGACCATATGATAGACCAATAGGAGGAAGAGGGGGTTATTATGGAGCTGGGCGTGGAAGTATGTATGACAGAATGCGACGAGGAGGTGATGGATATGATGGTG GTTATGGAGGTTTTGATGACTATGGTGGTTATAATAATTATGGCTATGGAAATGATGGCTTTGATGACAGAATGAGAGATGGAAgag gtaTGGGAGGACATGGTTATGGTGGAGCTGGTGATGCAAGTTCGGGTTTTCATGGTGGTCATTTTGTACATATGAGAGGACTGCCTTTTCGTGCAACTGAAAATGATATTGCTAAT ttcttctcaccACTAAATCCAATCCGAGTGCACATTGATATTGGAGCTGATGGCAGAGCAACAGGAGAAGCAGATGTAGAGTTTGTGACACATGAAGATGCGGTAGCTGCCATGTCTAAAGATAAGAATAACATGC AACATCGATACATTGAACTTTTCTTGAATTCAACTCCTGGAGGCGGCTCTGGAATGGGAGGTTCTGGAATGGGAGGCTACGGCAGAGATGGAATGG ataatcagGGAGGCTATGGATCTGTTGGAAGAATGGGAATGGGGAACAATTACAGTGGAGGATATGGTACTCCTGATGGCTTGGGTGGTTATG gcCGTGGTGGTGGAGGCAGTGGCGGTTACTATGGGCAAGGTGGCATGAGTGGAGGTGGATGGCGTGGGATGTACTAA
- the HNRNPH3 gene encoding heterogeneous nuclear ribonucleoprotein H3 isoform X2 — MDWVMKHNGPNDASDGTVRLRGLPFGCSKEEIVQFFQGLEIVPNGITLTMDYQGRSTGEAFVQFASKEIAENALGKHKERIGHRYIEIFRSSRSEIKGFYDPPRRLLGQRPGPYDRPIGGRGGYYGAGRGSYGGFDDYGGYNNYGYGNDGFDDRMRDGRGMGGHGYGGAGDASSGFHGGHFVHMRGLPFRATENDIANFFSPLNPIRVHIDIGADGRATGEADVEFVTHEDAVAAMSKDKNNMQHRYIELFLNSTPGGGSGMGGSGMGGYGRDGMDNQGGYGSVGRMGMGNNYSGGYGTPDGLGGYGRGGGGSGGYYGQGGMSGGGWRGMY; from the exons ATGGATTGGGTTATGAAACATAATGGTCCAAATGACGCTAGTGATGGGACAGTACGACTTCGTGGACTGCCATTTGGTTGCAGCAAAGAGGAAATAGTTCAGTTCTTTCAAG GGTTGGAAATCGTGCCAAATGGGATAACATTGACGATGGACTACCAGGGGAGAAGCACAGGGGAGGCCTTCGTGCAGTTTGCTTCAAAGGAGATAGCAGAAAATGCTCTGGGGAAACACAAGGAAAGAATAGGGCACAG GTATATTGAGATCTTCAGAAGTAGCAGGAGTGAAATCAAAGGATTTTATGATCCACCAAGAAGATTGCTGGGCCAGCGACCAGGACCATATGATAGACCAATAGGAGGAAGAGGGGGTTATTATGGAGCTGGGCGTGGAA GTTATGGAGGTTTTGATGACTATGGTGGTTATAATAATTATGGCTATGGAAATGATGGCTTTGATGACAGAATGAGAGATGGAAgag gtaTGGGAGGACATGGTTATGGTGGAGCTGGTGATGCAAGTTCGGGTTTTCATGGTGGTCATTTTGTACATATGAGAGGACTGCCTTTTCGTGCAACTGAAAATGATATTGCTAAT ttcttctcaccACTAAATCCAATCCGAGTGCACATTGATATTGGAGCTGATGGCAGAGCAACAGGAGAAGCAGATGTAGAGTTTGTGACACATGAAGATGCGGTAGCTGCCATGTCTAAAGATAAGAATAACATGC AACATCGATACATTGAACTTTTCTTGAATTCAACTCCTGGAGGCGGCTCTGGAATGGGAGGTTCTGGAATGGGAGGCTACGGCAGAGATGGAATGG ataatcagGGAGGCTATGGATCTGTTGGAAGAATGGGAATGGGGAACAATTACAGTGGAGGATATGGTACTCCTGATGGCTTGGGTGGTTATG gcCGTGGTGGTGGAGGCAGTGGCGGTTACTATGGGCAAGGTGGCATGAGTGGAGGTGGATGGCGTGGGATGTACTAA